Below is a window of Desulfurobacterium atlanticum DNA.
CTTTGCATGCCACCACAATCCACACGATCCTCTCAACATCACATACGGCAAGAACACTCCAAATTCTCAGTGTGCTGCATGTCACGCTCTTGTTACAAAGAATCTGGAAACATCACCTACAAAACACAGCAAGGTTGCATGTGTTGCATGTCACCACAGCAAGCACGGATTTATCCCAAGATGTCAGGATTGTCACGGAGAGTATCCACACGGAAAGGCTATCCACGAAAAATATCCAGATTGTCTCACATGTCACATCACTCCTCACGACCCAGCATGCAGAAGCAATCCAAAACCAGACGATGTTCTCAAAGCAGAATTTGCAGAAGAATACAAAGCTCTGGAAAAACTCAAAGCATTCAGAGCAAAAGGTGGAAAACTCAACTACATCAATCTGGAAAAACTTACAAAGTAATCATTATAAGTACCATCAAAAAGGGGAGCAGTTGCTCCCCTTTTTCCATTTTAAAACCCCTATTTTTCTAAACTGTTATATAATTCCTTCAATAACATCATCCATTTTAAAGGAAGCTTGATGCTTAACAGATTAAGAGAAGACATCTCTACAGTTTTTGAAAGAGACCCTGCCGCAAGAAGTATATTAGAGGTTATAACCTGCTACCCGGGTCTTCACGCAGTATGGATGCACAGAATAGCACACTGGCTTTGGAATAAAAACTTAAAACTTCCTGCAAGGCTAATTTCACATTTTGCAAGATGGATAACCGGAATAGAAATACATCCTGGTGCAAAAATAGGAAGAAGATTTTTTATAGACCATGGAATGGGTGTTGTTATAGGTGAAACAACAGAAATCGGAAATGATGTAACAATATATCATCAGGTAACTCTCGGAGGAACAAGCACCCACAAAGGAAAAAGGCATCCTACAATTGGTAACAATGTAGTTATAGGGGCAGGTGCCAAAATACTTGGTCCTATAAAAATCGGAGATAACTGTAAAATAGGTGCGAACTCCGTAGTTGTAAAAGATGTTCCCCCAAATTCAACTGTTGTAGGTATACCTGGAAAGATAGTAAAAAGGGACGGAATAAGAACTACAAGGGTTGACCTTGAACATGGACAGCTCCCAGACCCTGTTATGGAAACTTTAAAACAGATGCTTGATATAATTCATTTTCTTGAACTGGAAATAAAAACCCTAAAAGAGGACAAAAAATGAAAACCTTAAAATTTTTAATAATCCTATTACTTTTACCTGTAACAGTTTTAGCTCAGACCTACTACTCCATCCAGATTTCCGCAAGAAAAAGCCTAAAAGATGCTGTCAAAATTCTAAAACAGGTTGAAAACTACCAGGATGCAAGAATTGACAAAGTTGACGGATTTTTCAAGGTAAGAGTTGGGTTATTTGAAACATACAAAGACGCAAGAAGCTATCTTCTAACAAGCGGAATAAAAAAGCAGTTTAAAGACGCATTCATCTCAAAGGTAACAGATAAAGTTCTTGAAAACAGCATATTCCCTCCAGAATTAATAGAACAGCAAGAACCTGTGAAAAAAGAACCTATAGAAAAAGAAACAAAACCGAAAGAGAAAACCAACTACTCAATCACAATTTTAAAAACTAAAAGCATAGAAGAAGCAGCAAAATTTTTCATTAACCTTCCTGAAACTGTAAAGAAACACGCGTTTATATACAAAGATAATAACAAAACATACTCTGTAAGGCTTTTTATTGAACCAGGAAAGGAAAAAATAACAGAAAGACTTTCACAGATAAAGCAATACCATTTTGAAACAAAAATAGAACCTACTGACAAAAAAAACATAGTAAATATTAAAATTAAATCTTCCAGCAAAACCGATAAAAATCAAATATCTGAAAAAGAAGAGAGGAAATCTAATAAAAAAGCAGAAGTTGAAAAAGCAAAGAAGACGCAAAAACAGACAGAAAAGAAAGGAAAAAGCTACTCTCCAATAACCGTCTTAATAGCGGGAATTGTAGTCATAACAGCGATTGTCATTATTATAAAAAGAGGAAAAAATAGTGAAAC
It encodes the following:
- a CDS encoding SPOR domain-containing protein — protein: MKTLKFLIILLLLPVTVLAQTYYSIQISARKSLKDAVKILKQVENYQDARIDKVDGFFKVRVGLFETYKDARSYLLTSGIKKQFKDAFISKVTDKVLENSIFPPELIEQQEPVKKEPIEKETKPKEKTNYSITILKTKSIEEAAKFFINLPETVKKHAFIYKDNNKTYSVRLFIEPGKEKITERLSQIKQYHFETKIEPTDKKNIVNIKIKSSSKTDKNQISEKEERKSNKKAEVEKAKKTQKQTEKKGKSYSPITVLIAGIVVITAIVIIIKRGKNSETSEAKDMYHILEEALKKGNTSLVKEIVVPYLSRFPEDIKAQEFYAMALEKEGRYMEAADIYFTIAEVLEGKQQFEDAMRYKKKAEELVNKEFNKKRKQ
- the cysE gene encoding serine O-acetyltransferase encodes the protein MLNRLREDISTVFERDPAARSILEVITCYPGLHAVWMHRIAHWLWNKNLKLPARLISHFARWITGIEIHPGAKIGRRFFIDHGMGVVIGETTEIGNDVTIYHQVTLGGTSTHKGKRHPTIGNNVVIGAGAKILGPIKIGDNCKIGANSVVVKDVPPNSTVVGIPGKIVKRDGIRTTRVDLEHGQLPDPVMETLKQMLDIIHFLELEIKTLKEDKK